A genomic segment from Candidatus Viadribacter manganicus encodes:
- a CDS encoding YHS domain-containing (seleno)protein, whose amino-acid sequence MRSIVIAAALAFGALTFAAAPAHADQAPVYTGVLSRVAVGGYDPVAYFTDGQPVRGSSAFRINHQGFEYRFASAQHLAAFRANPAHYAPQYGGYCAWAVSQGYTAAGNPNNWRIVDGRLYLNYNDEIQTRWERDIPGHIRSANGNWPNVLSR is encoded by the coding sequence ATGCGCTCAATTGTTATCGCCGCTGCGCTCGCTTTCGGCGCGCTTACATTTGCCGCTGCTCCTGCACATGCAGATCAAGCGCCGGTTTACACAGGCGTACTCTCACGGGTGGCCGTTGGCGGCTACGATCCGGTTGCATACTTCACTGATGGGCAGCCCGTGCGCGGCAGCTCGGCGTTTCGCATCAATCACCAAGGCTTTGAGTATCGCTTCGCCAGCGCTCAGCATCTCGCGGCGTTTCGCGCCAACCCCGCACATTACGCGCCCCAATATGGCGGTTATTGCGCGTGGGCGGTGAGCCAAGGCTACACCGCAGCGGGAAACCCGAACAATTGGCGCATCGTCGATGGCCGGCTCTATCTCAACTATAACGACGAGATTCAGACACGCTGGGAACGCGACATCCCCGGCCACATCCGCAGCGCCAACGGCAATTGGCCGAACGTGCTCAGCCGCTAA
- a CDS encoding Fe2+-dependent dioxygenase — translation MSLILQEVLAPEDLARVRTGLDASDWVSGKRTAGAAARGVKENLQLDGSDRRVQELERFVVDALRRHRLFEIAARPARLSRLLFSRYEPGMTYGAHTDDALMGRADDKLRTDLAFTIFLSDSGSYEGGELVVQSALGEQGVKLEAGDAFVYPAGSIHHVAPVKSGVRLAAVGWIQSFVSDLAQREILFDLSVSRARIAEAGIAREDLLPLDKSISNLLRMWAR, via the coding sequence ATGAGCTTGATTTTGCAAGAAGTGCTGGCGCCAGAGGATCTCGCACGCGTTCGTACGGGCCTCGACGCGAGCGACTGGGTTTCCGGCAAGCGCACCGCCGGCGCTGCTGCGCGCGGCGTCAAAGAAAACCTTCAACTCGACGGCAGCGATCGGCGCGTCCAGGAGCTAGAGCGCTTCGTCGTCGATGCTTTGCGCCGCCATCGGCTGTTTGAGATTGCTGCGCGTCCGGCGCGGCTCTCGCGCCTGCTATTTTCGCGCTACGAGCCGGGCATGACTTATGGCGCACACACCGACGATGCGCTGATGGGCCGGGCCGACGACAAGCTGCGCACCGATCTCGCCTTCACGATCTTTCTCTCTGATAGCGGAAGCTATGAAGGCGGCGAACTCGTCGTCCAGTCTGCGTTGGGCGAGCAGGGCGTCAAACTCGAAGCGGGTGACGCATTCGTCTATCCGGCCGGTTCAATCCACCACGTGGCGCCGGTCAAATCCGGCGTGCGCCTCGCAGCCGTAGGCTGGATTCAAAGCTTCGTGTCTGATCTCGCGCAGCGTGAAATTTTATTCGACCTTTCGGTCAGCCGCGCCCGTATCGCCGAAGCCGGCATTGCGCGCGAGGATTTGCTGCCCCTGGACAAGAGCATTTCCAATCTGCTGCGCATGTGGGCGCGTTAG
- a CDS encoding serine hydrolase domain-containing protein, with product MNLTRRPLLMGAAAASFMAGNAFAQSAADFSGEWNGALNMGSQTLRLRLVVAAGPTSTLYSVDQGNSAIPVGSTTIEGARITLAIPVIRASFTGELRNGRIEGQFTQGGTLPLTFQRGEASASAPDVLTQARLEALRAGINTPAMAAAASKAGGRSIALATGLRAVGHTQAVTTSDKWHLGSITKSMTSTLIARLAEAGRISWTDTVGGVLGSVIPDIRAEYREVTFRHLCSHRAGLQSNIPMSDLMAFPRESADSRADRIRYATLGLRQAPQGAKETTFEYSNTGYVIAGAMLETKLGAPWEVLIQEHVFNPLAMASAGHGAPGAPGAFDQPCGHAPNAAGVMEAYPPDGALSDNPAALGPAGRVHANFEDVLKYLTAHCEMRSSFLARESWQNLHTPPFGGPYAMGLSRQGNALWHNGSNTLWYAEVMFDQSRGIVAAAAANDGRAGDLRAPVGAALIEAAQAVV from the coding sequence ATGAACCTCACTCGCCGACCACTGCTTATGGGCGCCGCTGCGGCAAGCTTCATGGCGGGTAACGCCTTCGCGCAGAGCGCCGCCGATTTTAGCGGCGAGTGGAACGGCGCGCTCAATATGGGTTCGCAGACCTTGCGCCTGCGCCTTGTCGTCGCCGCCGGGCCGACATCGACGCTCTACAGCGTCGATCAGGGAAATTCCGCGATCCCCGTGGGCTCGACCACGATCGAGGGCGCGCGCATCACGCTCGCCATTCCGGTCATTCGCGCCAGCTTCACCGGTGAGCTGCGCAATGGCCGCATCGAGGGGCAGTTCACGCAGGGCGGCACGCTGCCGCTGACGTTCCAGCGCGGCGAAGCCAGCGCTTCGGCGCCGGATGTGCTCACCCAAGCGCGCCTGGAGGCGCTCCGGGCCGGGATCAACACGCCGGCCATGGCCGCCGCCGCGAGCAAGGCCGGTGGCCGCAGCATTGCGCTGGCGACCGGGCTGCGCGCTGTCGGTCACACCCAGGCGGTGACGACATCGGATAAGTGGCACCTCGGCTCGATCACGAAGTCGATGACATCAACGCTGATCGCGCGGCTTGCCGAGGCGGGCCGGATTTCGTGGACCGATACTGTGGGCGGCGTGCTCGGCAGTGTCATTCCTGATATTCGCGCCGAGTATCGGGAGGTCACGTTCCGGCATTTGTGCAGCCATCGCGCCGGCCTGCAGTCCAACATCCCGATGAGCGATCTCATGGCGTTCCCGCGTGAAAGCGCAGACTCCCGCGCCGATCGCATTCGCTACGCGACGCTCGGTCTTCGCCAGGCCCCGCAAGGGGCCAAGGAAACCACGTTCGAATATTCGAACACCGGCTACGTCATCGCAGGCGCGATGTTGGAGACGAAGCTCGGCGCGCCGTGGGAGGTGCTTATTCAAGAGCACGTGTTCAATCCGTTGGCTATGGCGAGCGCGGGACATGGGGCGCCGGGCGCGCCGGGCGCATTTGATCAGCCGTGCGGGCACGCGCCGAATGCAGCCGGTGTGATGGAGGCCTACCCCCCAGATGGCGCGCTCAGCGACAATCCCGCGGCGCTTGGCCCGGCAGGGCGCGTGCACGCGAACTTCGAAGACGTGCTTAAATATCTCACCGCGCATTGTGAGATGCGATCGAGCTTCCTTGCCCGCGAGAGCTGGCAAAATTTGCACACGCCCCCGTTCGGCGGGCCGTACGCGATGGGCCTTTCACGCCAAGGCAACGCGCTTTGGCACAATGGCTCGAACACGCTTTGGTACGCGGAAGTCATGTTCGACCAATCGCGTGGCATCGTCGCCGCGGCCGCCGCCAACGATGGTCGCGCAGGTGATCTCCGCGCGCCAGTCGGCGCCGCGTTGATTGAAGCGGCGCAAGCGGTGGTGTAA
- a CDS encoding SDR family NAD(P)-dependent oxidoreductase: MFAGKTWWITGASSGIGQALADALAKDGAKLILSGRNVAALNDVAESTNAETLVLPFEATDYARVPALVEEAWNWGGRIDGLVNNAGISQRSLAIDTVFEVYQKIIAVDLLAPIALTQALLPRMAGAGGGHIVAISSVAGIAGPPLRSAYSAAKAGLIGYHDSVRAETSHLGMKVLVVAPGSVKTNVSKNALDANAETRGFSDSVIDNGMAPEVAVARIIEALRNDQRELILADGMEAEIARLRRADPDKLFDLMTQLVAGGYAKQLGAEKS, from the coding sequence ATGTTTGCTGGCAAGACCTGGTGGATCACAGGCGCATCGTCGGGGATCGGCCAAGCATTGGCGGACGCACTGGCCAAGGACGGCGCAAAGCTCATCCTTTCTGGACGCAATGTCGCAGCGCTCAACGATGTCGCCGAAAGCACGAACGCTGAGACGTTGGTTTTGCCATTCGAAGCGACCGATTACGCGCGCGTGCCTGCACTTGTTGAAGAAGCCTGGAACTGGGGCGGTCGCATCGATGGCCTCGTGAACAATGCCGGCATATCGCAGCGCTCGCTGGCGATCGACACTGTGTTCGAGGTCTATCAAAAAATTATTGCGGTCGACTTGCTGGCCCCGATCGCACTCACCCAAGCGCTACTGCCGCGCATGGCGGGTGCAGGCGGGGGACATATTGTTGCTATTTCGAGCGTCGCCGGCATCGCGGGACCGCCCTTGCGTAGCGCTTACAGCGCCGCGAAAGCCGGTTTGATCGGCTACCACGACAGCGTCCGCGCAGAGACCAGTCATCTCGGCATGAAAGTGCTCGTGGTCGCGCCGGGCTCAGTGAAAACCAACGTCTCCAAGAACGCGCTGGATGCAAACGCCGAAACGCGCGGCTTTAGCGATAGCGTCATCGACAATGGCATGGCGCCTGAAGTCGCGGTGGCGCGGATCATCGAAGCGCTGCGCAACGATCAACGCGAACTCATTCTGGCCGACGGCATGGAAGCGGAGATCGCGCGGCTTCGGCGCGCCGATCCCGACAAGCTCTTCGATCTGATGACGCAGCTGGTTGCCGGTGGTTATGCCAAGCAATTGGGCGCGGAAAAAAGCTAA
- the lptM gene encoding LPS translocon maturation chaperone LptM yields the protein MSRIVLALTALTLLSACGIKGDLERPDPLWNREEAIRRECAAAAERNEPQDARCAQYQSGVQTTP from the coding sequence ATGAGCCGCATCGTTCTGGCACTTACGGCGCTGACGCTCCTTTCCGCATGCGGGATCAAAGGCGATCTTGAGCGCCCCGACCCACTATGGAACCGCGAAGAGGCGATCCGTCGCGAATGCGCGGCTGCCGCCGAGCGCAATGAGCCCCAAGACGCGCGCTGCGCTCAATATCAGAGCGGCGTGCAGACAACGCCGTGA
- a CDS encoding electron transfer flavoprotein subunit beta/FixA family protein, which translates to MKVLVPVKRVLDYNLKVRVKPDGSGVDLSNLKMSINPFCEIAVEEAVRMKEGGGGHTKDSATEIVAVSIGPDQSQETLRNALAIGADRGILVKADGEIEPLAVAKILKGVIDAEKPDLVILGKQAIDDDNNATAQMLAALLDWPQATFASKIVLAGSKATVTREVDGGLQTLDVDLPAIISTDLRLNEPRYASLPNIMKAKKKPIDVKAPADYGVDTAPRLKTIKTTEPGKRQAGIKVKTTAELVGKLKEAGVI; encoded by the coding sequence ATGAAGGTCCTCGTCCCGGTTAAGCGGGTGCTCGATTACAATCTCAAGGTCCGCGTCAAGCCGGACGGATCGGGCGTCGATCTCTCGAACCTCAAAATGTCGATCAATCCATTCTGCGAAATCGCGGTCGAAGAAGCGGTGCGCATGAAAGAAGGCGGCGGCGGCCACACCAAGGACAGCGCGACGGAAATCGTCGCCGTTTCCATCGGCCCGGACCAGTCGCAGGAAACGCTCCGCAACGCGCTCGCCATCGGCGCCGACCGCGGCATCCTTGTGAAGGCCGACGGCGAAATTGAGCCGCTGGCCGTCGCGAAAATTCTGAAAGGCGTGATCGACGCTGAAAAGCCCGATCTTGTCATCCTCGGCAAGCAAGCGATCGATGACGATAATAACGCCACCGCGCAAATGCTGGCCGCCCTCCTCGATTGGCCGCAAGCGACGTTCGCCTCGAAGATCGTGCTCGCCGGCTCGAAGGCGACCGTGACGCGCGAAGTCGACGGCGGCCTGCAAACGCTGGACGTTGATCTGCCGGCGATCATCTCGACCGACCTGCGTCTCAACGAGCCACGTTACGCTTCGCTGCCGAACATCATGAAGGCCAAGAAAAAGCCGATCGATGTGAAGGCGCCGGCCGATTACGGCGTCGACACCGCGCCGCGTCTGAAGACGATCAAAACCACCGAGCCTGGCAAGCGCCAAGCCGGCATCAAAGTGAAAACGACGGCTGAACTCGTCGGCAAGCTCAAAGAAGCGGGAGTGATCTGA
- a CDS encoding DUF983 domain-containing protein, giving the protein MQKVERHLGQALQRGVRGRCPACGKGRLFSSYLKPIAQCTACAEDLTRYQTADFAPYLVTFVIGIVFTPLALALTASGASDLMLPVLLLAAVISALLLLPPMKGAALGLLWAVNETN; this is encoded by the coding sequence ATGCAAAAAGTCGAACGCCATTTGGGCCAAGCGCTGCAGCGCGGCGTGCGCGGGCGGTGCCCTGCTTGTGGCAAGGGTCGATTGTTTTCGAGCTATCTCAAACCGATCGCGCAATGCACTGCGTGCGCCGAGGACTTAACGCGCTATCAGACGGCGGATTTCGCCCCTTATCTCGTGACGTTTGTCATCGGCATCGTCTTCACACCGCTCGCCCTTGCGCTGACCGCCTCCGGCGCCAGCGATCTTATGCTGCCGGTACTGCTGCTCGCGGCAGTCATCTCCGCGCTATTGCTACTGCCGCCGATGAAGGGCGCGGCGCTAGGTTTGCTGTGGGCGGTGAACGAAACGAACTAG
- a CDS encoding DUF938 domain-containing protein, with amino-acid sequence MDARQHSLPAGRNRDPILAILKRVIAPGSHVLEIASGSGEHAVHFARHLTDVRWQPSDPDQNARASVAAWIEHEGASNIAAPLDLDVEEAGWEAALPRSGYDAVIAVNMIHISPWEATLGLMGGAAVLLANASRGPGILYTYGAYKRGGEHTAPSNEAFDAWLKERDPNYGVRDMEEVEAAANVCGLRLSEIIEMPANNFSLVFER; translated from the coding sequence ATGGACGCCCGCCAACATTCCTTGCCTGCCGGCCGCAACCGCGATCCGATCCTCGCGATCTTGAAGCGGGTGATCGCGCCTGGCTCGCATGTGCTGGAGATAGCGTCGGGCTCTGGCGAGCATGCGGTGCACTTTGCGAGGCATCTTACGGACGTGCGCTGGCAGCCGAGTGATCCTGACCAGAACGCGCGCGCCAGCGTTGCCGCCTGGATCGAGCATGAGGGCGCCTCGAACATTGCAGCGCCGCTCGACCTAGACGTGGAAGAGGCGGGCTGGGAAGCGGCGCTGCCCCGGAGCGGCTACGATGCCGTTATCGCCGTCAACATGATCCACATCTCGCCCTGGGAAGCGACGCTTGGCTTGATGGGCGGCGCGGCTGTGCTCTTGGCGAACGCCAGTCGTGGTCCTGGCATCCTTTACACCTATGGCGCTTACAAACGCGGCGGCGAGCATACCGCGCCATCGAATGAAGCGTTTGACGCCTGGTTGAAAGAACGCGACCCCAACTACGGGGTGCGCGATATGGAAGAGGTCGAGGCCGCCGCCAATGTCTGCGGCTTGCGCTTAAGTGAGATCATCGAAATGCCGGCGAACAATTTTTCGCTGGTGTTCGAACGCTAG
- a CDS encoding electron transfer flavoprotein subunit alpha/FixB family protein produces MAVLVVAEHDNASVKDATNKVVTAAKAMGADVDVLVAGSNAGAAAAAAAKIDGVRKVLHADGATLAKQMAEPMEALIVPLMSGYDAVLFPASTTGKNAAPRVAAKLDTMQVSGVIGVDGADTFVRPIYAGNAIITVQDSQPKKVLTVQPTAFKAAGNGASASVETTPAPAGPFKSAFVSEEMAKSDRPELTAAKRVVSGGRALGSSEEFHKVLEPLADKLGAAVGASRAAVDAGYAPNDYQVGQTGKVVAPELYVAVGISGAIQHLAGMKDSKVIVAINKDEDAPIFQVADYGLVADYKTAVPELMDELTKAGV; encoded by the coding sequence ATGGCCGTTCTTGTTGTTGCTGAGCACGACAATGCGTCCGTAAAGGACGCGACGAACAAGGTCGTCACCGCCGCCAAGGCGATGGGCGCCGATGTCGATGTTCTGGTCGCCGGTTCGAATGCGGGCGCCGCCGCCGCCGCCGCCGCGAAAATCGATGGCGTCCGCAAGGTTCTGCACGCCGATGGCGCAACGCTCGCCAAACAAATGGCCGAGCCTATGGAGGCGCTGATCGTGCCGCTGATGAGCGGCTACGACGCCGTGCTCTTCCCTGCCTCCACCACCGGCAAGAACGCCGCCCCACGCGTCGCCGCCAAGCTCGACACGATGCAAGTCTCGGGCGTGATCGGCGTCGACGGCGCCGATACGTTTGTGCGCCCGATCTATGCCGGCAACGCCATCATCACCGTCCAAGACAGCCAGCCCAAGAAGGTGCTGACGGTGCAGCCGACTGCGTTCAAGGCCGCCGGCAATGGCGCCAGCGCCTCGGTTGAAACGACGCCCGCGCCTGCGGGCCCGTTCAAGTCGGCGTTCGTCAGCGAAGAGATGGCCAAGTCGGATCGTCCGGAATTGACCGCCGCCAAGCGCGTGGTCTCCGGCGGCCGCGCCCTCGGCTCAAGCGAAGAATTCCACAAAGTGCTCGAACCGCTGGCCGACAAGCTCGGCGCCGCTGTCGGCGCCTCGCGCGCTGCGGTCGATGCGGGCTATGCGCCGAATGACTATCAAGTCGGTCAAACCGGCAAAGTCGTCGCGCCGGAACTCTACGTCGCCGTCGGCATTTCGGGCGCGATCCAGCATTTGGCAGGCATGAAAGACTCGAAGGTCATCGTCGCCATCAACAAGGATGAAGACGCGCCGATCTTCCAAGTCGCCGATTACGGCCTGGTCGCGGATTACAAAACTGCGGTCCCAGAGCTGATGGACGAGCTGACCAAGGCTGGCGTCTAG
- the argH gene encoding argininosuccinate lyase — protein sequence MWGGRFAAQPADAMQAINASIDVDKRLWREDIEGSKAHAAMLAAQGIITAEDNAAIQAGLDQIAAEIVEGTFQFSVALEDIHLNIEARLTERIGEAGKRLHTARSRNDQVATDFKLWTMRASREAADGLRVLQTALLKQSQAHADWIMPGFTHLQTAQPITLGHHLLAYVTMLERDRVRIIGGALEAAWECPLGAAALAGTGYKIDREATAQALGFHAPASNSLDAVGSRDFALAALSNLAIAITHLSRLAEEIVLWTSPQFGFARLSDAWSTGSSIMPQKRNPDAAELIRAKAARIGADFAALNAIVQKLPLTYAKDLQEDKALTFSAFDDFALSVTAMIGMVETMRFNRQKMRAAAAMGYSTATDLADWLVRELGVPFREAHEITGKIVRIAEDSGVAELGLLPLSDFQAVDPRITEGARALLTVEKSVESRDSYGGTAPQRVREQVERWKEMFK from the coding sequence ATGTGGGGCGGGCGTTTCGCTGCCCAACCCGCCGACGCCATGCAAGCCATCAACGCTTCGATCGATGTCGACAAGCGCCTGTGGCGTGAGGACATCGAAGGCTCGAAAGCGCATGCGGCCATGCTGGCGGCGCAAGGGATTATTACGGCGGAAGACAACGCGGCGATACAAGCTGGATTGGACCAAATCGCCGCGGAAATCGTCGAAGGGACGTTCCAATTCTCGGTGGCGCTCGAGGACATACATCTCAATATCGAGGCCCGGCTGACCGAACGCATCGGCGAGGCCGGCAAGCGGCTGCACACCGCCCGCTCGCGCAACGATCAGGTCGCGACCGACTTCAAGCTCTGGACCATGCGCGCCAGCCGCGAGGCGGCGGACGGCCTGCGGGTGCTGCAAACGGCGCTGCTAAAGCAAAGCCAAGCGCACGCCGATTGGATCATGCCGGGCTTCACCCACCTGCAGACGGCGCAACCAATTACGCTCGGCCATCACCTCTTGGCCTACGTCACCATGCTGGAGCGCGATCGCGTGCGCATCATTGGCGGCGCCCTGGAAGCGGCATGGGAATGTCCGCTGGGAGCGGCGGCGCTTGCCGGCACGGGCTACAAGATCGATCGCGAAGCCACCGCCCAAGCGCTGGGTTTCCACGCCCCCGCAAGCAACTCGCTCGACGCCGTCGGCTCGCGCGATTTTGCGCTGGCCGCACTCAGCAATCTCGCGATCGCCATCACCCATCTATCGCGTCTTGCCGAAGAGATCGTGCTTTGGACCTCGCCGCAATTCGGCTTTGCGCGCTTGAGCGATGCATGGTCAACCGGCTCTTCGATCATGCCGCAAAAGCGCAACCCGGATGCGGCCGAACTCATCCGCGCCAAAGCGGCCCGGATCGGCGCCGACTTCGCCGCATTGAACGCAATCGTGCAGAAGCTTCCGCTCACCTACGCAAAGGACCTCCAGGAAGATAAGGCGCTGACCTTCTCAGCGTTCGATGACTTTGCACTCTCCGTCACCGCCATGATCGGGATGGTCGAGACGATGCGCTTCAACCGCCAGAAGATGCGCGCCGCCGCCGCCATGGGTTATTCCACAGCAACGGACTTGGCCGACTGGCTGGTCCGCGAACTGGGCGTGCCGTTCCGCGAGGCGCATGAGATCACCGGCAAAATCGTGCGCATCGCCGAAGATTCCGGCGTCGCCGAACTGGGATTGCTCCCGTTGAGCGATTTTCAGGCGGTCGATCCCCGCATTACGGAAGGCGCCCGGGCGCTGTTGACGGTTGAAAAATCGGTCGAGAGCCGGGATAGCTATGGCGGGACCGCCCCTCAGCGCGTGCGCGAGCAGGTTGAGCGGTGGAAGGAGATGTTCAAATGA
- a CDS encoding TlpA family protein disulfide reductase, with amino-acid sequence MDTNANSAPPQKPWALWAALTLVGAGAIAVVYVLFAAASKPETEGGLTRFAQGEMARLYVMETPPPMPTRTLRDAAGAETTLAAYQGEVVVLNLWATWCAPCMEEMPSLMQLQYNFEGRIRVAPISVDSEGDREKAISELARLSGGNLPFLQDMTRGVLFDAQAAGMPVTIIYNRRGEEVARLAGGADWGSEDASRLIEAVLTEQ; translated from the coding sequence TTGGACACGAACGCAAACTCCGCGCCTCCGCAAAAGCCCTGGGCGCTGTGGGCTGCACTAACGCTTGTTGGAGCGGGGGCGATCGCTGTTGTGTACGTGCTTTTCGCGGCTGCTTCAAAGCCTGAGACTGAAGGTGGGCTCACCAGATTTGCACAGGGCGAGATGGCGCGGCTTTACGTCATGGAGACGCCGCCGCCGATGCCGACGCGCACGTTGCGTGACGCGGCCGGGGCCGAGACGACGCTTGCGGCGTATCAGGGTGAGGTCGTGGTGCTGAACCTCTGGGCGACATGGTGCGCGCCCTGCATGGAGGAGATGCCGTCTTTGATGCAGCTCCAATACAATTTCGAAGGCCGTATTCGCGTGGCGCCGATCAGCGTCGACAGCGAAGGCGATCGCGAGAAGGCGATCAGCGAGCTGGCGCGGCTTTCGGGTGGCAACCTGCCGTTCCTGCAGGACATGACGCGCGGGGTGCTGTTCGACGCGCAGGCGGCCGGGATGCCGGTGACGATCATCTATAATCGCCGCGGCGAGGAAGTCGCGCGCCTGGCAGGCGGCGCCGATTGGGGCAGCGAGGACGCCTCGCGCCTCATCGAAGCGGTGCTGACGGAGCAATGA
- a CDS encoding GNAT family N-acetyltransferase: MMVPVIETERLRLRGHELRDFDASAGMWGDQDVTRFIGGKPSTREDSWGRLLRYIGHWQALDHGFWLIEDKATGVFVGEGGFGSFKREIAPRIEAPEQGWALSPAMHGKGYAFEAMSAAAAWGERFFGRTDFVCIIAPENQPSLALAGKLGYREYTRASYKGETTVMLRRA; this comes from the coding sequence ATGATGGTCCCGGTCATCGAAACGGAGCGTTTGCGTCTGCGCGGGCATGAGCTGCGCGATTTCGATGCCTCAGCCGGCATGTGGGGCGATCAGGACGTCACCCGCTTCATTGGCGGCAAGCCTTCGACGCGCGAGGACAGTTGGGGCCGGTTGCTGCGTTATATCGGGCATTGGCAGGCGCTCGATCACGGCTTTTGGCTGATCGAGGACAAAGCAACCGGCGTTTTTGTCGGTGAAGGCGGGTTTGGCTCGTTCAAACGCGAGATCGCGCCGCGCATTGAAGCGCCCGAACAGGGCTGGGCGCTGTCGCCGGCGATGCACGGCAAGGGCTATGCATTCGAGGCCATGAGCGCCGCCGCTGCTTGGGGCGAGCGCTTCTTTGGACGCACCGACTTTGTTTGCATCATCGCGCCAGAGAACCAACCGTCGCTCGCGCTCGCGGGTAAGCTCGGCTATCGCGAATACACGCGCGCCAGCTACAAGGGCGAGACGACGGTGATGCTGCGCCGTGCTTAG
- a CDS encoding 3-hydroxybutyryl-CoA dehydrogenase — translation MSKISTVGVIGAGQMGNGIAHVCALGGYDVLLSDADPARIDTALQTITKNLTRQVQRNTIKQGDMDAALKRIKGATKYADLAPCDLVIESIVEQDEAKRKVFADLKPVLRPDAILASNTSSISITRLAAATDRSDKFIGLHFMNPAPVMEVVEIIRGLGTSQETYDTSVAFIQSLGKNIANAEDFPAFIVNRVLVPMINEAVYTLYEGVGSVEAIDKAMRMGAHHPMGPLELADFIGLDTCLSIMQVLYEGLADSKYRPCPLLVKYVEAGWLGRKTQRGFYDYRTDPPTPTR, via the coding sequence ATGAGCAAAATTTCCACGGTCGGCGTCATCGGCGCCGGGCAAATGGGCAATGGCATCGCGCACGTGTGCGCGCTTGGCGGTTATGACGTGTTGTTGAGCGATGCGGACCCCGCGCGCATCGACACCGCGCTCCAAACCATCACCAAAAATCTGACACGCCAAGTTCAGCGCAACACGATCAAACAAGGCGACATGGACGCCGCGCTGAAGCGCATCAAAGGCGCCACGAAATACGCAGATCTCGCGCCGTGCGACCTCGTCATCGAGTCGATCGTCGAACAGGATGAAGCCAAGCGCAAAGTCTTCGCCGATCTGAAACCGGTGTTGCGCCCGGACGCGATCCTTGCCTCCAACACATCATCGATTTCGATCACGCGCCTTGCTGCAGCGACGGATCGTTCTGACAAATTCATCGGACTTCACTTCATGAACCCAGCGCCGGTGATGGAGGTTGTCGAAATCATTCGCGGCCTCGGCACCAGCCAAGAAACCTACGACACCTCCGTCGCGTTCATTCAAAGCCTCGGCAAGAACATCGCCAACGCCGAAGACTTCCCGGCGTTCATCGTCAACCGCGTTCTGGTGCCGATGATCAACGAGGCGGTCTACACGCTGTATGAAGGCGTAGGCTCAGTTGAAGCCATCGACAAAGCCATGCGCATGGGCGCGCACCACCCGATGGGCCCGCTCGAACTCGCGGACTTCATCGGCCTCGATACATGTCTTTCAATTATGCAGGTGCTTTACGAGGGACTGGCGGATTCGAAGTATCGCCCGTGTCCGCTGCTCGTGAAGTACGTTGAAGCAGGCTGGCTTGGCCGCAAGACCCAACGCGGCTTCTATGACTACCGGACCGACCCGCCGACCCCGACCAGGTAA